The Triticum aestivum cultivar Chinese Spring chromosome 7B, IWGSC CS RefSeq v2.1, whole genome shotgun sequence genome window below encodes:
- the LOC123155850 gene encoding F-box protein At5g03100-like, with protein MSAPASIPCGSKSVRGNDNGVDRLSSLSDDLLHHVMSFLPTPEVVRTSLLSPRWRNLWSSVPFIHINNKDFVVKNDVGIACFDNHKLENFVDHLLLLRDGTVSLDEVRVVITTRSSKKSSVWIRHAIKHKVRLLHISGFHHHLILDSTAMFPSLYLKRIRLWYVRLNDWFDKPLNYDWPVLEHLELECCILDTRRISSSSLKVLHIIDCIIGNDLLIGARKLTHLSVIDPECRRGAIVTWDLSSLVSASLSLGSEFHYDDNTEVDHHLLDGLSHATTLELHAPLPELTFERGLQACPMFSNLTSLVLGDWCMAADFYPLFRIVHRSPMLKELTVKLKMEHCETRKEVESASLPSRRAPAIRGYPRIERIKICCSKDDPRIGTLVQALLPIFIPDGKINIEGY; from the exons ATGTCGGCACCAGCATCCATTCCCTGTGGTTCCAAGAGTGTGCGAGGCAACGACAACGGTGTCGACAGGCTCAGCAGCCTGTCCGACGATCTGCTCCACCACGTGATGTCCTTCCTGCCGACGCCGGAGGTCGTGCGCACAAGTCTtctctcaccaaggtggcgcaatCTCTGGAGCTCTGTTCCATTTATCCACATCAACAACAAAGACTTCGTGGTTAAAAATGATGTGGGCATTGCTTGCTTTGATAACCACAAGCTGGAGAACTTCGTGGACCACTTGCTGCTCTTGCGTGACGGCACTGTTTCCTTGGATGAGGTCCGGGTCGTCATCACGACTCGCAGTAGTAAGAAGAGTTCTGTGTGGATTCGTCATGCCATCAAGCACAAAGTTCGTCTCCTTCATATTTCTGGATTTCACCACCATCTGATTTTGGATAGCACAGCAATGTTTCCTTCTCTGTACCTCAAAAGAATCAGGCTCTGGTATGTCCGTTTGAACGATTGGTTCGATAAGCCGCTGAATTATGACTGGCCTGTGCTCGAACATCTAGAGTTGGAGTGTTGCATTCTCGATACAAGGAGGATCTCATCGAGCTCACTCAAGGTTCTACATATCATCGACTGCATCATTGGCAATGATCTCCTGATTGGTGCTAGGAAGCTTACCCATCTCTCTGTCATTGACCCAGAATGTCGTCGTGGTGCTATAGTTACCTGGGATCTGTCTTCTCTAGTGTCAGCTTCGCTTAGTCTAGGGTCTGAGTTTCATTATGATGATAACACAGAAGTAGATCATCATCTACTTGATGGCCTTTCACATGCCACAACATTGGAGTTGCATGCACCGTTACCTGAG CTCACATTCGAGAGGGGTTTGCAAGCATGCCCGATGTTCAGCAATCTGACGAGCTTGGTGCTGGGTGATTGGTGCATGGCTGCTGACTTCTACCCACTGTTCCGTATTGTCCATCGCTCGCCCATGCTGAAAGAGCTAACTGTTAAGCTCAAGATG GAGCACTGTGAAACACGCAAGGAGGTTGAATCTGCTTCATTACCATCAAGGCGAGCACCGGCAATCAGGGGCTATCCTCGTATCGAGAGAATCAAGATATGCTGCAGCAAAGATGATCCTAGGATCGGTACGTTGGTGCAGGCGCTGCTACCGATCTTCATCCCAGACGGGAAAATCAATATCGAGGGTTACTAA